The nucleotide sequence CTTCCCCGACGCCAGCGTGGAACGCAAGATCCTCGCGCAAGCCCGTGGTGAAGCGCTCAATGGTGAAACCAAGCCTGAGCAACTGGTCAGCCAACAGGCCATTTTTGCCGCGCGCCAAGAGATCCTCGGCCTGTACATGGCCGATGCGGTGGAGGAATACCTGGTGCAGCTGGTAATGGCCTCGCGCACCCCGGCCAAGTTTGATGCGGAACTGGCCGAGTGGATTGCCTATGGCGCCAGCCCGCGTGGCTCGATTGCCCTAGACCGCTGCTCACGCGCCCATGCCTGGTTGGCCGGGCGTGATTTTGTCAGCCCGGAAGATATTCAGGCCGTGCTGTTTGATGTGCTGCGCCACCGCATCATTCTGTCGTTCGAGGCCGAAGCCGCCGGCATCGACCAAGACCGCGTGGTGCAACGTATTCTCGACGTCGTGGCGGTCGCCTAAGCGCCATGCATGACCAACCCACGCAGCCTGGCATTCGCGTTAGCCTCGGTGAACTGATCGAGATGCGTCACCGTGTGCGTGAGGTACAACTGTTCTCGACGCCAGCACAGCGCAGCCCGCTGATCGGCCTGCACCACTCCAAGCTGCGTGGCCGCGGTGTGGACTTTGATCAAGTGCGCATCTATCAACCCGGCGACGATGTACGCACCATAGATTGGCGGGTCACCGCGCGCACCCAAGAGCCGCACACCAAACTGTTCCATGAAGAGCGCGAGCGACCGATCTACATCATGGTCGAGCAAAGCCGGCAGCTGTTTTTCGGCTCCGGGCTGATGTTCAAATCGGTACTCGCCGCCCAAGCCGCCAGCCTGATCGGCTGGGCCGCACTGGGCCATAACGATCGCATCGGCGGCTTGGTATTCGGCGACTTGGAGCACCACGAAGTCAAACCTCGGCGCAGCAAACAAAGCCTGTTGCAACTGCTTAGCCGCCTGGCCAAAGCCAACCAAGCGTTGAATAACGACAGTCAAGGTGGTCGCGATAGCTTTGGTTTGGCCCTGCGCCGTGCTCGCGAAGTGCTGCGCCCCGGCAGCTTGGTGGTGGTGCTGTGCGATGAGCGCACCCTCAGCGACAGCAGCGAACAGCAGTTACTGCTGCTGGCGCGGCATACCGACTTACTGCTGCTGCCATTGTCCGATCCGCTTGACCACGCACTGCCCAATGCTGGCCTGCTGCGCTTCACCGAGCAAGGCGCGCAGCTGGAACTCGACACCCAGGACCCCCATCTACGCCAAGCCTACCGTAGCCTGGCCGATGCACGCCAAGCGCGCTGGCAGCGCCTGGCACAAAAACTCGGTGTACCGCTGCTGGCATTAAGCACGCAACGGGAAATGATCGAGCAACTGCGCGAACACCTGAATGCCCAGCGGCCGAGGAAAACCTCGTGAACCTGCTGGATCAACTTGAACCGCTGATCGCTCCGCCCGCCATCAGCTGGTGGCCGCCGGCACCCGGCTGGTGGCTATTGGCGTTGTTACTGCCATTGCTGCTGTGGGCCAGCTTTAAATTGCTTAAACGCCTGCCACGCAAAGCGTCCGCGTCAACAGCCGAAGCGCCTTTAGACCCGCTGCGCCAAGCTGCACTCAACGAACTCGAACAGCTGAAAAAACCCTATGACGGCGCGCACGCCGGCCCTTGGCTGCAACAACTGAATGCCATCCTCAAGCGCCTGTGCCGCGAGCGCTACCCGCAAAGCCACAGCCACGTGCTCAGCAGCCGCGCCTGGTTGGCCTTTCTCGACAGCCGCTGCCCCGCCGCCGGCTTGACGCGCTGGATGGTCTTGGTCGAAGGCACCTATCGCCCGCATTGCAACTTGGATGACAAAGCCATCGCCGGGCTCAACCAAGCGGTATCGATCTGGATTCGCAAACATGTTTGAGTTCGCCTGGCCGTGGGCCTTTCTCCTTGCCCCCCTGCCTTGGTTGCTGCGCGCCTGGCTGCCGGCCGCAGACAGTGGCGAAGCAGCGTTAAAAATCAGCTTTCTGGCTGAGCTGGAGGGTTTGAGCGGTCGGCGCGCGCGGCCGCGCCTGCCCGCCATACGCCAACAACTGCCATTTATGCTGATTTGGCTGTTACTGCTGCTCGCCTGCATGCGCCCGCAGTGGCTCGGCCAGCCATTACCGTTGCCCGCCAGTGGCCGCGATCTGTTGCTGGCCGTGGATGTATCTGGCTCCATGGATTTCGCCGATATGCAGTGGCAAGAGCGTGAGGTCAGCCGCTTAACCTTGGTTAAGCACCTGCTCGGCGACTTTATCGACGGCCGCGAAGGTGATCGGGTTGGCCTGATCCTGTTTGGCAGCCGCGCGTATTTGCAGTCGCCGCTGACCTTCGACCGGCAGACCGTGCACACCTGGCTGGATGAGGCGCAGATCAATATTGCCGGGCCACAAACCGCCATTGGCGACGCCATTGGCCTAGCAGTCAAGCGTCTGCGCGAGCGTCCCGCACAAAGCCGGGTACTGGTGCTGGTGACTGACGGCGCCAACAATGGCGGTGAAATTGATCCCATGACGGCCGCTCGCCTGGCAGCAGAAGAAAGCATCACCATTTACCCCGTCGGCATCGGCGCCGACCCCGCGCAAGGTGGCGTGCTTGGCATGCTGGGTTTCAACCCAGGGATTGAGCTGGATGAACCGAGCTTGCGCGCCATTGCTGACGCCACCGGTGGCGAATACTTCCGCGCCCGCGACCGTGAAGAGCTAGAAGCTATCGAAGCAACCCTCGACCGCCTAGAGCCCGTGGCGCAGAAGCCAACCCTGGCACGTCCGACCTTGCCACTTTACCCTTGGCCGCTGGGGCTCGCTTTGGCCCTTAGCCTGCTATTAGTCAGCCAAACGCTCTGGCCAACCCTGCAACAACGCTGGCGTAGCCGGCTAGCATCGCTGCGGGGTAAGCGTCATGAGTGAACTGCTCAGCCTCTGGCCGCACTGGCAACGACCGTTCTGGCTGCTGCTGGTGCCGCTACTGGGCGTACTGCTGTGGCAACTCTGGCACCGGGAGAAACGCAGCGGCCGCTGGCAAGCCTTGTTGCCGGTAGCTTTTCAAGCGGCGCTGCTGACTGCCAATCAAGGCCGCAGCAGTCGCCTGCCTTTACTGGCATTGGGTCTTGCTTGGTTGCTGGCACTCACCGCACTGTTAGGGCCGAGCTGGCAACGCATCGAGCAGCACAATCCAAAACCTGCCGACCCACTGGTGGTGATGCTGGAGCTGACGCCTGAGATGCTCGCCAGCGACGCCTCGCCCAATCGCCTGGCTCAGGCTAAGCGCAAACTACTCGACCTGCTGGCGGCGCGACAGGATGCGCAAACCGCCATCGTCGTCTATGCCGGCAGTGCGCACACCGTAGTGCCGTTGTCGGATGACCTGGCCACCAGCCGCAACCTGCTCGACGCACTTAACCCAGGGATCATGCCTGAACCTGGCAGACGCGCCGACTTGGCGGTGGTCAAGGCCCTGCAACTGCTCGAACAAGGCGCCCAAGGCAACGGCCGTTTACTGTTGCTGACCAGCAGCCTTAACCAAACAGAACGTCAGGCCATCACCCAGGCCCTTGGCCGCCGCGGCGAACGCCTGCATATTCTCGGCATTGGCAGCGCTCAGGGCGCACCGATCATTCAGCAGGACGGCTCGTTCCTGAAAGATCCACAGGGCGCCATTTTGCTGCCGCGCTTGGACGGCAGCGGCCTCAAGCGTTTTGCCAATGAACGTGGCGGCCGCTATCAGGGCATAACGCTGGATGAGCGTGACGTGCGCAGCCTAGGCCTACTGGATGCACCGCAACACGTTCGCCGCGACGGCGAACTGACCCGCCTGCAAGCCTGGGCCGACCAGAGCCATTGGCTGGTAGTGGCGCTGTTGCTACTGGCCGCCTGCGCCGCTCGCCGTGGCTGGCTGCTGTGCCTACCGTTTTTGCTACTGAGCCTGCCGCAAACCAGTTATGCCATAAGCATGGAAGACCTCTGGCTGCGCGCTGACCAACAAGGCCAGCGCTTGCTTGATGCACAACAACCGGCGGCGGCGGCGCAGCGCTTTAATGACCCGCGCTGGCAAGGCCAGGCGCTTTATCAGGCCGGAGATTACGCCGCAGCCGCCGAGCGCTTCGCCAGTGGACAAACCGCCAGCGATCACTACAACCGGGGCAACGCCCTGGCGCGCAGCAATGAGTTAGAAGCCGCCATAGATGCCTATACCCAGGCACTGGAGCTGCAACCAGACTTTACCCAAGCACAAAAAAACCAAGCCTTAGTTGAGCAACTGTTGCAGCACAACCAACAGCCGCAGAATCAAGCAGATAAGCCACCAGAGCCCAGCGAACAGCAAAAGACGCCTGAGGCGCAACCGCAAGCTGGGCAGCCTGACCAGAGCGCGCAACAACAGGCCGAGCAAGCGCCCGCCCAAGCAACAGAGCCAGAAAAACAGCCGAATGATAAGGACAAAGAGCCGGTGCAACCCGGCTCAAGCGAAGAACCAGACACGGCGCCGCCTCAACCGGATAAAGGCGATGGCGACAGCCGTGAAGAGCAAATCGCCACCGCTGAACCGGCCCTTGATGGCGAGCGCCGGCAGGCATTAGAACAGTGGCTAAGGCAGATCCCCGATGATCCGGGTGAGCTGCTGCGGCGTAAATTCAGGCTGGAACAACAGCACCAGGAACAACTGCAATGAGCCGACTGCTCTGTACCCTCCTGCTAAGCCTACTGACCCTGAGCGCCAGTGCGCAGAGCTTGACCGCCAGCGTTGATCGCAGCCGCTTGGATGCAGGCGAAAGCGTAGAACTGACCGTGGAATCGGATGACGCCACGCAGTTCGGTAAGCCCGATTTGCAACCGCTTAATGAGCTATTCGAGGTGTTGGGCACTCGCCAAGTCAACCGCCTGACCAGTGCCAATAATAATGCCCAAGCCAGTACCCGCTGGATCATTACCCTGCAGCCCAAACACAGCGGTTATGTGGTGATCCCACCGCTAAGCCTGGGCCAAATGCAAAGCGCGCCCATCACCTTGCATGTGCAGCAAGCCACTCGCGCCGATGACAACCGTATGGCTCCAGTGTTTATTGACGCCAGCCTGGACCAAGAAAGCGTGTATGTGCAGGCACAAACGGTGCTGACGCTGCGTATTTACCACTCCGTCTCGCTTTATGACG is from Pseudomonas sp. TMP9 and encodes:
- a CDS encoding DUF58 domain-containing protein, which gives rise to MHDQPTQPGIRVSLGELIEMRHRVREVQLFSTPAQRSPLIGLHHSKLRGRGVDFDQVRIYQPGDDVRTIDWRVTARTQEPHTKLFHEERERPIYIMVEQSRQLFFGSGLMFKSVLAAQAASLIGWAALGHNDRIGGLVFGDLEHHEVKPRRSKQSLLQLLSRLAKANQALNNDSQGGRDSFGLALRRAREVLRPGSLVVVLCDERTLSDSSEQQLLLLARHTDLLLLPLSDPLDHALPNAGLLRFTEQGAQLELDTQDPHLRQAYRSLADARQARWQRLAQKLGVPLLALSTQREMIEQLREHLNAQRPRKTS
- a CDS encoding DUF4381 domain-containing protein, producing the protein MNLLDQLEPLIAPPAISWWPPAPGWWLLALLLPLLLWASFKLLKRLPRKASASTAEAPLDPLRQAALNELEQLKKPYDGAHAGPWLQQLNAILKRLCRERYPQSHSHVLSSRAWLAFLDSRCPAAGLTRWMVLVEGTYRPHCNLDDKAIAGLNQAVSIWIRKHV
- a CDS encoding VWA domain-containing protein, with amino-acid sequence MFEFAWPWAFLLAPLPWLLRAWLPAADSGEAALKISFLAELEGLSGRRARPRLPAIRQQLPFMLIWLLLLLACMRPQWLGQPLPLPASGRDLLLAVDVSGSMDFADMQWQEREVSRLTLVKHLLGDFIDGREGDRVGLILFGSRAYLQSPLTFDRQTVHTWLDEAQINIAGPQTAIGDAIGLAVKRLRERPAQSRVLVLVTDGANNGGEIDPMTAARLAAEESITIYPVGIGADPAQGGVLGMLGFNPGIELDEPSLRAIADATGGEYFRARDREELEAIEATLDRLEPVAQKPTLARPTLPLYPWPLGLALALSLLLVSQTLWPTLQQRWRSRLASLRGKRHE
- a CDS encoding VWA domain-containing protein — protein: MLSLWPHWQRPFWLLLVPLLGVLLWQLWHREKRSGRWQALLPVAFQAALLTANQGRSSRLPLLALGLAWLLALTALLGPSWQRIEQHNPKPADPLVVMLELTPEMLASDASPNRLAQAKRKLLDLLAARQDAQTAIVVYAGSAHTVVPLSDDLATSRNLLDALNPGIMPEPGRRADLAVVKALQLLEQGAQGNGRLLLLTSSLNQTERQAITQALGRRGERLHILGIGSAQGAPIIQQDGSFLKDPQGAILLPRLDGSGLKRFANERGGRYQGITLDERDVRSLGLLDAPQHVRRDGELTRLQAWADQSHWLVVALLLLAACAARRGWLLCLPFLLLSLPQTSYAISMEDLWLRADQQGQRLLDAQQPAAAAQRFNDPRWQGQALYQAGDYAAAAERFASGQTASDHYNRGNALARSNELEAAIDAYTQALELQPDFTQAQKNQALVEQLLQHNQQPQNQADKPPEPSEQQKTPEAQPQAGQPDQSAQQQAEQAPAQATEPEKQPNDKDKEPVQPGSSEEPDTAPPQPDKGDGDSREEQIATAEPALDGERRQALEQWLRQIPDDPGELLRRKFRLEQQHQEQLQ